In a single window of the Nicotiana tomentosiformis chromosome 8, ASM39032v3, whole genome shotgun sequence genome:
- the LOC104106068 gene encoding probable protein phosphatase 2C 60 codes for MGIYLSSPKTEKFSEDGENARVRYGLSSMQGWRATMEDAHAAIPDLDASTSFFGVYDGHGGKVVAKFCAKYLHQQVLKHEAYLHGDIGTSVQKAFFRIDEMMRGQRGWRELAALGDKLNKFTGMIEGLIWSPKNGDGNNHVDDWAFEEGPHSDFSGPTSGCTACVAIMRGNQLIVSNAGDSRCVISRKGQAYNLSRDHKPDLEVERERILKAGGFIHAGRVNGSLNLARAIGDMEFKQNKFLPAEKQIVTANPDINTVELCDDDNFIVLACDGIWDCMSSQQLVDFIHEQLKSESKLSAVCERVLDRCLAPSTAGGEGCDNMTMILVQFKKPFQSGASAVEELPASSETLPASDKATNETKPAECGSSS; via the exons ATGGGTATATACCTCAGTTCCCCCAAAACAGAGAAATTCTCAGAAGATGGTGAGAATGCTAGGGTAAGATATGGTTTATCATCAATGCAAGGATGGCGTGCAACAATGGAAGATGCT CATGCAGCAATACCTGATTTGGATGCTTCAACATCCTTTTTTGGTGTCTATGATGGTCACGGAG GTAAAGTTGTTGCTAAATTCTGTGCCAAGTATCTACATCAACAAGTGCTCAAGCATGAAGCATATTTACATGGTGATATAGGAACTTCAGTCCAGAAAGCCTTTTTCAG AATTGATGAGATGATGCGTGGTCAGAGAGGATGGAGGGAGCTGGCTGCACTAGGGGATAAATTAAACAAGTTCACGGGTATGATAGAGGGTCTTATTTGGTCTCCAAAAAATGGTGATGGAAACAACCATGTTGATGATTGGGCATTTGAGGAG GGGCCTCACTCTGATTTTTCTGGGCCTACTTCTGGATGTACGGCTTGTGTTGCAATCATGAGAGGGAACCAACTCATTGTTTCAAATGCTGGTGACTCTCGCTGTGTAATTTCAAGGAAGGGCCAG GCATACAATTTATCGAGGGATCATAAACCTGATCTTGAGGTTGAGAGAGAGAGAATTTTAAAAGCTGGTGGTTTTATTCATGCAGGACGTGTGAATGGAAGTCTAAATCTTGCAAGAGCTATAG GTGACATGGAATTCAAGCAGAACAAGTTTTTGCCAGCTGAGAAGCAAATTGTAACTGCCAATCCAGATATAAACACT GTTGAGCTGTGCGATGATGATAATTTTATTGTGCTAGCGTGTGATGGTATATG GGACTGTATGTCCAGCCAGCAACTGGTGGATTTTATACACGAGCAGCTGAAGTCG GAAAGCAAGCTTTCTGCAGTATGTGAAAGAGTTCTCGATAGGTGTTTGGCACCTTCTACTGCTGGAGGTGAAGGATGTGACAACATGACCATGATTTTGGTGCAATTCAAGAAGCCTTTTCAGTCTGGGGCTTCTGCAGTTGAAGAACTCCCAGCTTCTAGCGAGACACTCCCTGCTTCCGACAAGGCTACCAATGAAACAAAACCAGCAGAGTGTGGATCAAGTTCGTAG
- the LOC138897706 gene encoding uncharacterized protein has protein sequence MATVDNTEPEKLSHNHPLFLNSNDNSGTILISLQLRGSENYSVWSRTMRIAILGRNKLGFIDGICKRENYGTNLVDLWERCNAIVLSWLMNCVSPELLSGMVYSSNASAVWDDLKERFDKVDCSRIFQIHKQIAIASQATNENEKEVVNKIFSVID, from the exons ATGGCGACTGTCGATAACACGGAACCAGAGAAGTTGAGTCACAATCACCCACTCTTCCTGAATTCGAATGATAATTCAGGTACGATTCTGATTTCATTACAACTGAGAGGGTCGGAGAATTATTCTGTGTGGAGCCGCACAATGAGAATTGCAATCCTAGGACGAAATAAGTTAGGGTTTATTGATGGCATATGCAAAAGAGAAAATTACGGCACAAATCTGGTTGATCTCTGGGAACGTTGTAATGCGATAGTTTTGTCCTGGTTGATGAATTGTGTATCACCTGAACTGTTGAGTGGAATGGTATATTCCTCAAATGCTAGTGCAGTTTGGGATGATTTGAAAGAGCGATTTGATAAGGTGGACTGTTCTAGGATTTTTCAGATCCACAAACAAATCGCTATTGCTAGCCAAG CTACTAatgagaatgaaaaggaagttgttaataaaatcttttcagtgattgattaa
- the LOC104106067 gene encoding LOW QUALITY PROTEIN: AIG2-like protein D (The sequence of the model RefSeq protein was modified relative to this genomic sequence to represent the inferred CDS: inserted 2 bases in 1 codon), with the protein MASASSPQSLFNVFVYGSLLADDVVRALLKRLPPSSPAILHNFHRFSIKGRVYPAILPVENKKVNGKVLSGITVLELDILDKFEDVEYERRTVDVSLTDSSDTLMVEAYIWADQSDPNLYGEWNFEEWEQLHKKSFLKMTMEFVEELEQPXTKVAAHESYRQDENKSTV; encoded by the exons ATGGCGTCTGCCAGTAGTCCTCAATCGCTGTTCAATGTTTTCGTCTACGGCAGCCTTTTAGCTGACGACGTCGTTCGTGCCCTCCTCAAACGGCTCCCACCTTCTTCACCTGCCATTCTCCACAACTT CCATAGGTTTAGCATCAAAGGGCGTGTTTATCCTGCCATTCTACCTGTAGAAAACAAGAAAGTTAATGGCAAG GTTCTTTCAGGCATCACTGTCCTTGAATTGGATAtcttggataaatttgaagaCGTTGAGTATGAAAGGAGAACTGTTGATGTTTCCCTGACG GACAGTTCCGATACATTAATGGTTGAAGCATATATTTGGGCTGACCAGAGTGACCCGAATTTGTACGGTGAATGGAACTTTGAG GAATGGGAACAGTTGCACAAGAAAAGCTTCCTGAAAATGACGATGGAGTTtgtggaggaactggagcaacC AACCAAAGTGGCAGCACatgaatcctataggcaggatgaAAATAAGTCCACGGTTTGA